In Platichthys flesus chromosome 21, fPlaFle2.1, whole genome shotgun sequence, the following are encoded in one genomic region:
- the zgc:56231 gene encoding kinesin-like protein KIF20A isoform X1 translates to MSTVMDLTLHQSEDMDMTCNLPPVSTSPLQTETSGGAEQQTMRVYLRVRPFSKVELSDNEDQDCVVIENIQTVTLNAPKGSATMKSSEKGIGLSIHKFSFTQIFGPETTQTELFEDTVKSQMSDFLDGKNALIFSYGVTNAGKTFTIQGTPKDPGILPRVLDATFHHIGADQYEDMDLKPYLRNDAQYLDSDQVKRERSAKAAIFASVKDECDPLRASAGSARLRFPSTSHSSSSLSYKQTAEAGRSQYALWVAFFEIYNECVFDLLQLSLCSKSKKRASLRVCDDGAGNAYVKDLKWINIQNLGEADKLLQFGNKNRSAAATKMNQSSSRSHSIFTMKLLQIDDDEVKRMSEFSLCDLAGSERCNKTKTFGERLKEAGNINNSLLILGKCITALRNNQTDRMKSSKIPFRESKLTKLFQAVFCGKGRSSMIVNINQCASTYDETLHVMKFSAVAKQVLQVIPDKPLGSLAPCLVGRVGKPLIRNGMVDNQALESYLSEEELLDEEDEADMSVLPQNELVNAIESLRTKLLAERRRNLMLEMEIRKEMGDAMIQQLMESDELRSRQIDELKESYQEKLENTFEMYKDAIKEHAYQSAMNNLQDDYVPLDEFIAEEEKVEALRCKVSEMDSRRVSSVPSVHQSCQTCQLPEAAGDDRHKWLFKEKCAIERICEDKQELILSLEKRLMELSQTLQKVRDGFLEKSLDLEVLQRNYDDQTKSVEDFLRQNAEKDREIASLKVEVAKFSQKSPMQPKVKRGLLANFREAVTSPRKGATGRTLRKTTRTAQH, encoded by the exons GATTGTGTGGTGATTGAAAACATCCAGACGGTGACACTGAATGCACCGAAGGGTTCCGCTACCATGAAGAGCAGCGAGAAGGGCATCGGCTTGTCAATCCACAAGTTCTCCTTCACACAG ATTTTCGGACCAGAGACGACACAGACTGAGCTCTTTGAGGACACTGTCAAAAGCCAAATGTCTGATTTCTTGGATGGAAAGAATGCACTGATATTCAGCTACGGTGTCACCAACGCTGGGAAAACCTTCACAATTCAAG GGACCCCTAAAGATCCGGGGATACTCCCTCGAGTGCTGGACGCCACCTTCCACCACATCGGAGCAGACCAGTACGAGGACATGGACCTGAAACCCTACCTCAGGAATGACGCACAATACCTGGATTCTGACCAAGtcaagagggagaggagcgcTAAAGCTGCCATTTTTGCTTCAGTCAAAGAT GAGTGTGATCCCCTCAGAGCCAGTGCTGGGTCAGCGCGTTTACGCTTTCCTTCCACCTCacattcatcctcctctttgtcctACAAACAAACAG CAGAAGCAGGCAGAAGCCAGTATGCCTTATGGGTGGCATTCTTTGAAATCTAcaacgagtgtgtgtttgatctgcTTCAACTCTCCCTGTGCTCCAAGTCCAAGAAACGTGCTTCTCTTCGCGTGTGCGACGACGGTGCAGGAAATGCTTACGTTAAAG atctgAAGTGGATCAACATCCAGAACCTGGGCGAAGCAGACAAACTACTGCAGTTtgggaataaaaacagaagCGCTGCAGCCACCAAGATGAACCAGTCCTCAAGCCGAAG CCATAGCATCTTTACCATGAAGCTACTCCAGATTGACGATGATGAAGTTAAAAGGATGTCAGA gttttctctgtgtgaccTGGCTGGCTCCGAAAGATGCAACAAAACCAAAACGTTTGGAGAGAGGCTGAAAGAGGCGGGAAACATAAACAACTCCCTGCTCATTCTGGGGAAGTGCATCACTGCGCTGCGCAACAATCAGACGGACAG AATGAAGAGCAGCAAAATTCCCTTCCGAGAGAGCAAACTCACCAAGCTCTTCCAGGCCGTTTTCTGCGGCAAAGGAAGATCATCTATGATCGTCAACATCAACCAGTGTGCTTCCACCTATGATGAGACTCTCCACGTAATGAAATTCTCTGCCGTGGCCAAACAG GTGTTGCAGGTGATCCCCGACAAACCTCTGGGGTCTCTGGCTCCTTGTCTGGTTGGCCGCGTTGGCAAACCTCTGATTAGGAACGGGATGGTTGACAACCAGGCCCTGGAGAGCTACCTGTCTGAAGAGGAGTTgcttgatgaggaggatgaggccgACATGTCTGTGCTGCCACAGAAT GAGCTAGTGAATGCGATTGAAAGCCTCCGAACAAAACTCCTggctgaaagaagaagaaacctgaTGCTGGAAATGGAGATTCGCAAGGAGATGGGAGATGCAATGATACAGCAGCTCATGGAGAGTGATGAACTCCGCAG tcGACAAATTGATGAGCTGAAGGAGAGCTACCAAGAAAAGCTGGAGAACACGTTTGAGATGTACAAGGATGCCATCAAAGAGCATGCTTACCAGAGCGCCATGAACAATCTGCAAGACGACTACGTACCTCTGGATGAGTTCATcgcagaagaggagaaagtagAG gcccTTAGATGTAAAGTGTCAGAGATGGACAGCAGAAGAGTGTCTTCAGTTCCATCAGTACACCAGTCGTGTCAGACTTGCCAATTGCCGGAAGctgcag GAGACGATAGACACAAATGGCTTTTCAAAGAAAAGTGTGCCATCGAGAGGATTTGTGAGGATAAACAAGAG TTGATTTTGTCTCTAGAGAAAAGACTGATGGAGCTAAGTCAAACGCTTCAGAAGGTCAGGGATGGTTTCCTGGAGAAATCACTGGATCTGGAGGTTCTACAGAGGAACTATGATGATCAG ACAAAATCAGTGGAGGACTTCCTCCGGCAGAACGCTGAGAAGGACCGGGAGATTGCCTCCCTGAAGGTAGAAGTTGCCAAATTCTCCCAGAAGTCTCCTATGCAGCCAAAGGTGAAGCGAGGCCTGCTTGCCAACTTCAGGGAGGCAGTGACCTCTCCACGGAAGGGTGCAACTGGCCGAACTCTCAGGAAAACTACTCGGACTGCACAACACTGA
- the zgc:56231 gene encoding kinesin-like protein KIF20A isoform X2 — MSTVMDLTLHQSEDMDMTCNLPPVSTSPLQTETSGGAEQQTMRVYLRVRPFSKVELSDNEDQDCVVIENIQTVTLNAPKGSATMKSSEKGIGLSIHKFSFTQIFGPETTQTELFEDTVKSQMSDFLDGKNALIFSYGVTNAGKTFTIQGTPKDPGILPRVLDATFHHIGADQYEDMDLKPYLRNDAQYLDSDQVKRERSAKAAIFASVKDECDPLRASAGSARLRFPSTSHSSSSLSYKQTEAGRSQYALWVAFFEIYNECVFDLLQLSLCSKSKKRASLRVCDDGAGNAYVKDLKWINIQNLGEADKLLQFGNKNRSAAATKMNQSSSRSHSIFTMKLLQIDDDEVKRMSEFSLCDLAGSERCNKTKTFGERLKEAGNINNSLLILGKCITALRNNQTDRMKSSKIPFRESKLTKLFQAVFCGKGRSSMIVNINQCASTYDETLHVMKFSAVAKQVLQVIPDKPLGSLAPCLVGRVGKPLIRNGMVDNQALESYLSEEELLDEEDEADMSVLPQNELVNAIESLRTKLLAERRRNLMLEMEIRKEMGDAMIQQLMESDELRSRQIDELKESYQEKLENTFEMYKDAIKEHAYQSAMNNLQDDYVPLDEFIAEEEKVEALRCKVSEMDSRRVSSVPSVHQSCQTCQLPEAAGDDRHKWLFKEKCAIERICEDKQELILSLEKRLMELSQTLQKVRDGFLEKSLDLEVLQRNYDDQTKSVEDFLRQNAEKDREIASLKVEVAKFSQKSPMQPKVKRGLLANFREAVTSPRKGATGRTLRKTTRTAQH, encoded by the exons GATTGTGTGGTGATTGAAAACATCCAGACGGTGACACTGAATGCACCGAAGGGTTCCGCTACCATGAAGAGCAGCGAGAAGGGCATCGGCTTGTCAATCCACAAGTTCTCCTTCACACAG ATTTTCGGACCAGAGACGACACAGACTGAGCTCTTTGAGGACACTGTCAAAAGCCAAATGTCTGATTTCTTGGATGGAAAGAATGCACTGATATTCAGCTACGGTGTCACCAACGCTGGGAAAACCTTCACAATTCAAG GGACCCCTAAAGATCCGGGGATACTCCCTCGAGTGCTGGACGCCACCTTCCACCACATCGGAGCAGACCAGTACGAGGACATGGACCTGAAACCCTACCTCAGGAATGACGCACAATACCTGGATTCTGACCAAGtcaagagggagaggagcgcTAAAGCTGCCATTTTTGCTTCAGTCAAAGAT GAGTGTGATCCCCTCAGAGCCAGTGCTGGGTCAGCGCGTTTACGCTTTCCTTCCACCTCacattcatcctcctctttgtcctACAAACAAACAG AAGCAGGCAGAAGCCAGTATGCCTTATGGGTGGCATTCTTTGAAATCTAcaacgagtgtgtgtttgatctgcTTCAACTCTCCCTGTGCTCCAAGTCCAAGAAACGTGCTTCTCTTCGCGTGTGCGACGACGGTGCAGGAAATGCTTACGTTAAAG atctgAAGTGGATCAACATCCAGAACCTGGGCGAAGCAGACAAACTACTGCAGTTtgggaataaaaacagaagCGCTGCAGCCACCAAGATGAACCAGTCCTCAAGCCGAAG CCATAGCATCTTTACCATGAAGCTACTCCAGATTGACGATGATGAAGTTAAAAGGATGTCAGA gttttctctgtgtgaccTGGCTGGCTCCGAAAGATGCAACAAAACCAAAACGTTTGGAGAGAGGCTGAAAGAGGCGGGAAACATAAACAACTCCCTGCTCATTCTGGGGAAGTGCATCACTGCGCTGCGCAACAATCAGACGGACAG AATGAAGAGCAGCAAAATTCCCTTCCGAGAGAGCAAACTCACCAAGCTCTTCCAGGCCGTTTTCTGCGGCAAAGGAAGATCATCTATGATCGTCAACATCAACCAGTGTGCTTCCACCTATGATGAGACTCTCCACGTAATGAAATTCTCTGCCGTGGCCAAACAG GTGTTGCAGGTGATCCCCGACAAACCTCTGGGGTCTCTGGCTCCTTGTCTGGTTGGCCGCGTTGGCAAACCTCTGATTAGGAACGGGATGGTTGACAACCAGGCCCTGGAGAGCTACCTGTCTGAAGAGGAGTTgcttgatgaggaggatgaggccgACATGTCTGTGCTGCCACAGAAT GAGCTAGTGAATGCGATTGAAAGCCTCCGAACAAAACTCCTggctgaaagaagaagaaacctgaTGCTGGAAATGGAGATTCGCAAGGAGATGGGAGATGCAATGATACAGCAGCTCATGGAGAGTGATGAACTCCGCAG tcGACAAATTGATGAGCTGAAGGAGAGCTACCAAGAAAAGCTGGAGAACACGTTTGAGATGTACAAGGATGCCATCAAAGAGCATGCTTACCAGAGCGCCATGAACAATCTGCAAGACGACTACGTACCTCTGGATGAGTTCATcgcagaagaggagaaagtagAG gcccTTAGATGTAAAGTGTCAGAGATGGACAGCAGAAGAGTGTCTTCAGTTCCATCAGTACACCAGTCGTGTCAGACTTGCCAATTGCCGGAAGctgcag GAGACGATAGACACAAATGGCTTTTCAAAGAAAAGTGTGCCATCGAGAGGATTTGTGAGGATAAACAAGAG TTGATTTTGTCTCTAGAGAAAAGACTGATGGAGCTAAGTCAAACGCTTCAGAAGGTCAGGGATGGTTTCCTGGAGAAATCACTGGATCTGGAGGTTCTACAGAGGAACTATGATGATCAG ACAAAATCAGTGGAGGACTTCCTCCGGCAGAACGCTGAGAAGGACCGGGAGATTGCCTCCCTGAAGGTAGAAGTTGCCAAATTCTCCCAGAAGTCTCCTATGCAGCCAAAGGTGAAGCGAGGCCTGCTTGCCAACTTCAGGGAGGCAGTGACCTCTCCACGGAAGGGTGCAACTGGCCGAACTCTCAGGAAAACTACTCGGACTGCACAACACTGA